The DNA window TGCGCTGGCACTGCTGTGGGTCATGCTCTGGCCGGCGCAGCCGGCCAGCAGGCCCGCCATCAACGCCAGCGACGTCAGTTGAAGTTTCACTCCAGGCACCTCTTGTTTTGCCTTCGGGGGATTTGCGGTGTGTGGCGACTCATCGGGGACAGAGTGGCAAGCACGACGTGAAGAGCGCGATGGCATTCACAAAACGGCGGGTGAATGCGGGGGTTTTCGCGCTTCGATTGCTGTCGTCGAGTTCGCTGGGATGGTTCCCGTGATCAATCGCGAACACAGACCGCCAGCAGCGCGACGTATTCCTTCAGCGCCCGTCCACTGCGCCAGAGCGCGCGCGGCGATGGCACCCAGCGGCTGATGACGCCGTTGCGCGAGCGCCCCTCCGGTACCGGCACCGCGGTCACCTCCGCACCCGCTTCGCGAAACAGCATCGCCGCCCGCGGCATATGCAACGCCGAGGTCACCAGCAGCACATGCCGCGACGGGCCGCCCGCCAGCGCCATCGAGTTGGTGGCGTTGTCGCGCGTGTCATTGCTGTGTTCTTCCAGCCGCAGTGCCGAACGCGGCACGCCCAGGCGGGTAATGGCTTCGGCCATGCGCTCGGCTTCGGTCACCTGCTTGTTGCCGCCGCCACTGAGGATGATCACCGGCGCCCTGCCCGCCTTCCACGCACGCGCGCCGGCAGCCAGGCGGCTGTACTGCAGATCCTCGGCGTCCACGTCCGGCCGGTGCATCCATCGATAGGAACTGCCGCCGCCCAGCACCACGATCGCGTCGGCGGTCGGCAAGGCGCTGGCCTCCTTCACCACCGGATAGCGTCGTTCCAGCAACTGCCGCCCGCCTTCGGAGATGACCGGCAACGACCACAGCACTGACCAGGCCACGCCGATCACCGCCACGCCGGCCGCCAGTCGCCGGCGCTTGAGCAGCAGCAGGCAGCCGCCCACCGCCAACAACAGCAGGGTCAGGCTGGGTGGATAGGTCAACGAGACGATCAGTTCGCGCAGCGCCACGGCGATCATATGACGATCCCCCGCGTGACAAACACGAAGAACACCAGGCACGAGAACAACAAACCGCAGCGCAGCACCAAGGGATTGCGCAGCGGCGCGATGCGCGCATGGCACAGCACCGCCGCCAGGATCATCGACACCGCCAGCCAGCCCGGCAGCAGGTAGCGGTTGGAGAAATAGCCCCAGCCAATGATGAAGAACGGCATCACCATCACCAGGTAGACATTGGCGCTGTCCAGCACGCGTTGACGCCATTGCGCCTGCACCAGTGGCGCCAGCATGTGCACCAGCAGGTACCAGAAGCCGGTGAACACGGCAAAGTCCACCCGCACACCGGAGCGGTACAGGGTATTGGCGGTGTATTCCATCACCAGGTCATAAAAGGCTGGCGAAGCCGCGCGCACCAGCAGCATCGAGCCACCGGAGACGTACAGCGCGAACGCGGTCACCGCGACCACGCGCAGCCAGCGCGTACTCAACAACAACGCCGGTGCGCACAGCAGGTACATCAGCGAGGACAGGTGCAGGCTGGTGGCAACCGCGCCCCACAGCAGGAAGCCGCCCCAGCGCCGGCGGTGAAAGGCCAGCAACGCCGCAAACACCAGCGGTGCGGCCAGACCCTGCCGCAGTGCGTTGATCGCCGCATTGGTGAACATTGGCGAGATGAAGAGCAGCATCAGGCTGGCGCAGTACAGGGTCTGCCAGCTGACCGGCGTGTCCAGATAGCGGCGGTAGTTGCGGATGGCGATGCCCACGCCGACCAGCAGCAAGGCGAACAGGCCCATCTGGTAGCCGACCAGGTTCAGGCCCAGGCGGTTCAACAGATAGCTGAGATAGACGAAGCCCGGCTCCAGCCGCGTTTCCGGCAGTCCACCGTTGAGCGCGTCGAAGAAGTTGGCGTAGGTTTCGGTATCGGTGCCGGTCTCGATCGAGCGCGTGCCCACCAGCCAGCAGCCGAACAAGCCGACCACCAGCACCAGCAACAGCCCCAGCCAGCGTTTGGCCTGCACCTCGCCGGCATTGCGCACGTGCGGCGGCGGCGCGGCGTGCAAGGCCCTGACCGGCACGGATCTCATGACACCTCCCGGGGCTGCTGCGATCGCATCGCCAGCAACAGCCGTCGGCGCGCACGCCGCAGGATGCCGAAGCCACGCGCCAACCAGTGTTCGCTGCGGGTCACCAGGCCTTGGCGCAGCAGCTCGTGGCGCACTTCACGACCGGCGCGATGCATCGCGGCCAGGTCGCCGCTCAGGCCGCTGGCACCATAGGTGGGCTTGTGCCAGTACGCCAGCACCTGATTGATCTTGGCGCAGCGGTAGCCGGAGAAACCGATCTGCGCCCACAGCAGGAAGTCCTCGACGCGGCGGAAATCTTCATTGAAACGGAATGGCAGATCCCGGCGCAGGATCACCGAGGCGGTCGGAAACGGATTGTTGAGCAGGAAGCGCTTGCGTCCAATCGATACGGTCTTGATCGGCATGCGCAGCGGCGGCACCGGCAACGTACGCTCGCGCACGGCCATGCGATGGGCGATCAACGACAGCTCGGGGTCGGCCTCCAGCACCGCCATCTGCAGATCGATTTTCTCCGGCACCCAGGTGTCGTCGGCGTCGAGGAAGGCGATGTAAGGCTGGCTGGCCGCGGCCCAGCCCAGGTTGCGCGCGCGCGACGGGCCACCGTTTTCCGGACTGGCAATGACCTCGACCCAGCCGGCCGGATACTGCTGCGCCAGCGCATGCAGGACATCCAGGGTGTCATCCGGGCTGGCGTCATCCACCAGCAACACCTGCGCCACCGGGCGGGTCTGCGCGGCAATTGACGCCACCGAGGCGGCAATGGTGTCGCCGCAGCGATAGCAGGGAATGACCACGCTGATCGGGGCGATGCGTCGGGAAGGCTGGCTGGTCATGCGTCGGCGTGCTCCCGCGCCCACGGCGCGCACAGGAAGATCTCTTGCGCCTTGCGGGTGTATACGGAGGGTGAAGCGGCGCCCACCTCGCGTTCCTTCAGCAAGGCAATGATCACGTCGCTGAAGGATTCGCCCTGCTCGGTGGTGATGCGGCGATGCGCCGGCAGGCCGATGTCATCGGCAAAGTCGCGGCATTTGCGGTGATAGTCGACGATCGCGAACGGCACCCCGCACAGCCAGGCGACGATGGCGCCGTGCAGGCGTGCGCTGATCATCGCGTCGCAGCGGTTGATCGCGGCGACCATCGCCAGCGGATCGGGCCGGGTGTAGTTCAATACGTTGGCCGGCACGGCGTGCTGGCGCAGCTGTGCAGCCAGGGCATCGGCCAGGGCGGCGTCGCCATGCTGCGGATGCTCGTTGAGGCTGAATACGTCGACCACCACTTCGCGCTGCCGCGACCAGCGCGCCACCACGTCCACCAGTGCCTGCTGCCAGGCGGCCTGGGACGGTGCGGGATAGGCGCCGGCTTCGTTGTAGTTGCACGGCGCCACGCCAATGCGCAGCGGATCGCCGGGTCGGCGCGGCTCGCGTTTCGGAATCGCCTCCAGCGACGGCAACAGCGCGGCCAGATCGCAGCCGGCGTGGGTCTGCGCGGACAGGCCCATCCGGCGCGTCCATTCGAACGAACGCTGGTCACGGACCGACAGGTACTGGAAGCGATCCAGGAACGAGGCGGCCGCTTCTTCCTGCGCAGGCTCGCTGAAAGGACCAATCGATACGCCCACGGCCGCCAACTGCAGGCCGCGATGACGGCGCGCGGCCTGCATCATCGGCTTGCGGAAGGATTCGCGCGCGGTGATCACCGAGCCACCGCCCATCACCAGCACATCCGAGGTCAACGTGGCGCTGGCAAAACTGAGCAGCCGACTGCTCTTGCCCAGCGCGCCCATCGCGCCATACCAGTCGGGCGGATAGAACGCCGGCACGGTGCTGCGCCCGGCCATGCCGGTCAACGGCGGCCCCACCAGCAAGGCGGGCGCATCCCACCAACGCTGCGCTGCCTGCGTGCAGATCACGCCAAACAGGTCATCGCCAAAGTTGCGCATGCCGTAGTAACCGGTAAAGGCCGAACGCGGTCCCTGCAAACGCGGCGGGCTGCCAGAGCTGTCCATCAGCGCAGCTCCCCTTTGCGTACGCGGCGCGCTCCGTACGCCATCAGCGCTAGCAGCAACGCCTCGGCGCCGACGGTGGCCCATGCGGCGCCGGTTTCGGCCAGCGCCGGAATCAGGGCCAGGTTCAACAGCACCGCCGCCAATGCCGCCAGCGCCATCGCCGCCACCCGGTAGCGCATATGGCGCTCGGTCAACAGCACCGAACCCACCGCCGTGGACAGGAAGCGCAGCGGCACGCAGATCGCCAACAGCCGCAACAGCGACTCCAGGCCGTCGTAGGCCTGGCCAAACACCAGCGTGGCCCAGGGCGCGGCGAC is part of the Pseudoxanthomonas indica genome and encodes:
- a CDS encoding YdcF family protein translates to MIAVALRELIVSLTYPPSLTLLLLAVGGCLLLLKRRRLAAGVAVIGVAWSVLWSLPVISEGGRQLLERRYPVVKEASALPTADAIVVLGGGSSYRWMHRPDVDAEDLQYSRLAAGARAWKAGRAPVIILSGGGNKQVTEAERMAEAITRLGVPRSALRLEEHSNDTRDNATNSMALAGGPSRHVLLVTSALHMPRAAMLFREAGAEVTAVPVPEGRSRNGVISRWVPSPRALWRSGRALKEYVALLAVCVRD
- a CDS encoding EpsG family protein, which encodes MRSVPVRALHAAPPPHVRNAGEVQAKRWLGLLLVLVVGLFGCWLVGTRSIETGTDTETYANFFDALNGGLPETRLEPGFVYLSYLLNRLGLNLVGYQMGLFALLLVGVGIAIRNYRRYLDTPVSWQTLYCASLMLLFISPMFTNAAINALRQGLAAPLVFAALLAFHRRRWGGFLLWGAVATSLHLSSLMYLLCAPALLLSTRWLRVVAVTAFALYVSGGSMLLVRAASPAFYDLVMEYTANTLYRSGVRVDFAVFTGFWYLLVHMLAPLVQAQWRQRVLDSANVYLVMVMPFFIIGWGYFSNRYLLPGWLAVSMILAAVLCHARIAPLRNPLVLRCGLLFSCLVFFVFVTRGIVI
- a CDS encoding glycosyltransferase family 2 protein, which gives rise to MTSQPSRRIAPISVVIPCYRCGDTIAASVASIAAQTRPVAQVLLVDDASPDDTLDVLHALAQQYPAGWVEVIASPENGGPSRARNLGWAAASQPYIAFLDADDTWVPEKIDLQMAVLEADPELSLIAHRMAVRERTLPVPPLRMPIKTVSIGRKRFLLNNPFPTASVILRRDLPFRFNEDFRRVEDFLLWAQIGFSGYRCAKINQVLAYWHKPTYGASGLSGDLAAMHRAGREVRHELLRQGLVTRSEHWLARGFGILRRARRRLLLAMRSQQPREVS
- a CDS encoding polysaccharide pyruvyl transferase family protein — translated: MDSSGSPPRLQGPRSAFTGYYGMRNFGDDLFGVICTQAAQRWWDAPALLVGPPLTGMAGRSTVPAFYPPDWYGAMGALGKSSRLLSFASATLTSDVLVMGGGSVITARESFRKPMMQAARRHRGLQLAAVGVSIGPFSEPAQEEAAASFLDRFQYLSVRDQRSFEWTRRMGLSAQTHAGCDLAALLPSLEAIPKREPRRPGDPLRIGVAPCNYNEAGAYPAPSQAAWQQALVDVVARWSRQREVVVDVFSLNEHPQHGDAALADALAAQLRQHAVPANVLNYTRPDPLAMVAAINRCDAMISARLHGAIVAWLCGVPFAIVDYHRKCRDFADDIGLPAHRRITTEQGESFSDVIIALLKEREVGAASPSVYTRKAQEIFLCAPWAREHADA